The Silurus meridionalis isolate SWU-2019-XX chromosome 25, ASM1480568v1, whole genome shotgun sequence genomic interval GATATAGAGTGTAAGATGTTGaagagaatgagtgtgtgtgtgtgtgtgtgtgtgtgtgtgtgtgtgtaataactcTACTAGCGTGACTAATAGGAGAGATTCTGATGCGCTTTGTGGTTTTACCGATGGATGCAGACAAATGTGTccttagagagagaaagaaagagagagcatcTGCTTTTCTTGAGTTACAACAAAAATTTATTCTAATAAAAGTATCAGGAATTTTAAAAAGTTCAAGCTGGGAGCACGGTTGTGTGGAACACTTGAGCAAAACTCAAACTATTAagctactttttattttatttttcagagcaTGTTTTGATGAACTTCAAGATCAGAACTTCTTCCTGTGGTTGGGGCTGGATTACATCTGCGACCTTGTTTACATACTGGACACATGTATGAGACTAAGGACAGGTACAAGACAGGTTGACTTTTTGCTTGGAATATCTGACACTGCATTTACATGAATCGGAAAAGTTTTAAATGCAGGACAATAAAGCTTGGGAGACTGAGAGCAAGGAGCAAACAGAGCATATACTTCACAAGGGGTTAATGAATCAAAGTCACTACTGGAATGTGCTGTAGAACAGGGTTTTTCTGTGAATATCTCTGTGACTTGAAgcatgggtgtgtttgtgtgtgtgtgtgtgtgtgtgtgtgtgtgtgtgtgtgtgtgtgtgtgtgtgtgtgtgtgtgttttgtactcCGTGGTGGCCATGTTTGTAGGCCGCAAACATGAAAAAAGGCAGATATAATTTTTCTCCTAGTGTGTTTCACCACTGCTTAATCTATCATAAAACGCAGCACTACAAAAAATGTGGCATTAGTTAGCCAACAAATGACCATCTTTTTTCCTCCAAAGGATACCTGGAGCAAGGTCTGCTGGTGAAAGACTTGGCCAAGTTGAGAGACAACTACATTCACACTCTTCAATTTAAACTGGACACTATGTCCATCCTGCCCACAGAGCTGCTCTTATTTGCCACAGGGTACATACCCCAACTTCGCTTCAATCGCCTTCTCCGCTTTTCACGCATGTTCGAATTTTTCGATCGCACAGAGACGCGCACCAACTACCCCAACGCCTTTCGCATTTGCAACCTCGTCCTCTACATCCTGGTCATCATTCACTGGAACGCGTGCATTTATTACGCCATTTCTAAGGCTCTGGGGCTCAACTCGGATTCCTGGGTGTATTCCCGCGTGAACGAAACACTAGCGTTCTGCTACGTGTACTGCTTTTACTGGTCCACACTAACACTTACCACTATTGGAGAAATGCCCCCTCCAGTGAAGGATGAAGAGTATGTCTTTGTAGTTTTTGACTTCCTGGTTGGCGTGCTGATCTTTGCCACCATCGTCGGTAACGTGGGTTCCATGATTGCCAACATGAATGCAACGAGGGCCGAGTTCCAGGCACGCATCGATGCCATCAAGCATTACATGCACTTCCGCAAGGTTAACCGCACCCTCGAGACACGTGTCATTAAGTGGTTCGACTACCTCTGGACCAACAAGAAAGCTGTGGATGAACAGGAGGTCCTGAAGAACCTTCCCGATAAACTGAGGGCTGAAATCGCAATTAACGTCCACCTGGAAACACTAAAAAAAGTGCGTATTTTTCAAGACTGTGAAGCTGGACTGCTAGTGGAACTGGTTCTGAAACTACGCCCTCAAGTGTACAGTCCCGGGGACTACATCTGCAGGAAGGGTGATATTGGGAAGGAAATGTACATCATCAAAGAGGGGCAGCTAGCTGTGGTGGCAGATGATGGAGTCACGCAGTTCGCTTTGTTAACCGCTGGCGGTTGTTTTGGAGAAATTAGCATCCTTAACATTCAAGGTAGCAAGATGGGGAACCGGCGCACGGCTAACATACGTAGTATCGGCTACTCTGACCTCTTCTGCCTCTCTAAAGACGACCTAATGGAGGCTGTGGTAGAATATCCAGATGCTCAGAAGGTTCTGGAAGAGCGTGGAAGGGAAATCCTGAGAAAGCAGGGCCTCCTGGATGAGAGTGTAGCAGCTGGAGGGTTAGGCGTCATAGGCACAGAGGAAAGAGTGGAGCGCATGGATGCATCTCTGGATATCCTGCAGACACGCTTTGCCCGCTTGTTAGGGGAATTCACGAGCACTCAGCGCCGCCTCAAACAACGTATCACGGCACTTGAGAGGCAGCTGTGTCACACCGGACTCGGGCTGATGTCCCCCCATGAGGTGGAAGGAGAAAACGTTTTTGTTCCTCCACATACACATAgacttacacatacacaagcagacatacacacacaacatgaaaCACACAATCGGACTCCAGCTGAACCGAACACTGAAGAGGAGAAGTAAATCAGATGTACTGGTTTGATAAATAacctaaaaaacttttttacatgtatgcatgtgtgtggttATGTGTGACTGATGTAAAGattcattttttaaaccaaatgtGTCTAGAAGCTGAAATACCTGGATCTGTTGCACGCTCTTTGTCCCTGTAACAAATCATGCCATATTGGAAGTGTTCTGAAATTATCTAGCTAGGCTTGTGCCTCATGTCCCAAAccatttaataattaaacaaaaagggTTTACActatatattcataataaagCACGCATGATTGAACTTCTAAATCTGATTTCTGAGGAACATTTGACAGTAATGTCAAGGTTTTCTGTTAGACAGAATGAATCTATTCGATCTATCGGTTTAATGTTGTTAAAGTTGTGCTAAAAGCTACAAGGGTAATGACATTGCCAAAAACTAGTAgacatttgttacattttgaaCCAAAAGGCCATAACAGCTTCACAGCatagtctaacacagtctatgTGGATTATAACTTGAGTTATATCTTTCAGCATTTCTACAAGTTCTTGTGGCAATATGGTTCTCTCAAGTATGTGTACATTTTACAGCAAAGGTTGTCAACTGGCAGACCAGGGTGTAGGGGTGTATATGGGAACATGAAACCAGGATCCAAGCCATCTGATGTGGGTCGTGTTTGCGGTTTCATCTAGTCAAAGTTTGTTAGATTAATGTAGATCATTGGACCAGATCTAGGTACAGGATGGGAGACATTTGTGAATCGATGGCTGGTTTAACCCACAAAACCATTTAcaatttgtctttaaaaaaaaaaaaaaaaaatggtgctaCTGTGAACGAAAACGTTTATCTGGATAATTGGGATGATTAATGGGTACATTCGATGATTAAGTATTAAAAGCTatgttttttctcattaaaaaaaaaattcttcatgTTTGTGAGAGAGGAATTGTATTCAAATAAACGGCCACGTAAATTTACCTCAAGATAGCATCACAGCTAACTACCAAAAGGCCtgacttttacatttaaaccTTTTAAAAGATCTCATTTTGGATTTGTAGACTTTAAATGTAcgatatgtacattttatatcatttatactttttatgtaTTCGCTTATATTCGTGTTTATTCTTACTTTTTCTGTAATACATTAGCTAGCTTacgggttaaaaaaaaaagagagagcgcGATCGTGAGCCGGAAGTGACGACATCACGTCGGGAATCCGGTCGCCATTTTAACGCGCCGCGCGCAAACGAGAGCCGGCAAGATGGCGTAGTGTGGGAGAAGTTTCTATaacacagaagtgtgtgtgtgttgtgagtgtgtgagtgtggcgCAGTTTGCTGAGACCAGACGATGGTTGTAGTTCCATCGGGGGTTTGAGACGCGGTCAGCGGTGTGAGCTCGCCCCAGACGGAGCGCACGATGTCCGCCGAAGTGCTCAGGTGAGAGGCGGTGTTTACGAGCGACAGCAGACTGGCTAATAGTGTTAGCATCACTAGCGAACGGGGTTTCTATGGAGAGCAAagctagctaactagctagcAGGATAGCCGCTATGCTAAGGTTAGGAATGTATATTTTCCAAACACGGCAATACCCGAATTCagcaaatcaaatgttttttcgAGTTGTACACGAATTTCTTGTGTAATTACTATAAAAAGCGCGTCTACACACATCGTTATCTCTTCACTGTAGCTAAACCCCGAGACCTTTATAGACAAAGAATGTTTAGTCTGTTAGCTAACGGGGCCAATATTCCCCTGAAATTCACATCCTCCGTTTATTATCCTGATCACTCCACTTACAGTGATCATTCCTGtcatttaagatttttatttatatgttattcAGTTAAAATAACAGACagttataaatatgtattaagtAAAGTTTTAGATATTTCAATTCTGGGGGGATGTTTTATTCCACCAGAcaagaaaaacaattaaaaaatgtgttttcagtgCAATAAAATGTCCATTAAAGTGTCCCTTAAATGACATTTGTTTTCATCGTATTTCTAATACGCCATTTTTGTTTAATCGCTGTCTAGATTGTACATGCCCCGCCCCCTTGAGTAATGGGCGTGTctttgtttattgatttgaaTTTTAGTAGTATTGGTTGGGAGTATCTGGAACTTTTTGTTCtttgtaatgtaaatgattCATGAATATTCACAAGCTTTTAATTAGTTCCCACTCCTCAGCAGTAGCTAGCTGGATTATTGAACTTCTAGACCGCGtgaataattttattgttttgtacGAAGAAACGACGCTAAAATATTCCATGTGCTGGAAAGCGTTACTGTTTGagtaaactgtttatttattttttgcttttttatttatttttttattagttttttgtttagttGAGGATTTTTACACCAGTATATCAGATTCTAATCATTAGGATTAATCAATAGTCCACTGTGTTTGGATTGTCAGagctttctttctgtttctacTGTAGATTTTTTTACACTAAGTGTTATTGTGGTGGTTGTTTCAGGCCCGTGCCTGGAGGCAGTAGAAGCGGTGGGGGTAAACTGGGGCTCCTGATCAATAAGCTTCACACGTACCTGGCTGTTTCTGAAGAGCAGACTGGGGAGAACAGTTTACCCGGGCACTGGAGCGGTGAGCGTTTTACACTTTTCTCAGGCACACTAGGGTTTTCATGCCCCAGAATGTTGTGTAGGAATTAAACACAGGCGTGGCCATCAATGCTCATGCTGTATTAACAATGATAAGGATCtaaagtgtgtgtcagtgtgtaatCATCGGGGTTTATTGCTCCTCCTCGTCCCAGGTGCGATGGCCAAAGAGTTTATCGAGCAGCAGCAAGCGGAATCCCGAGCTGTCGACGAGGTAAACCTTCACACAGTCACTACGTAACTTTTCACCTGTACAGCACAGTAGAGAACGGACCTTATTTCAAACTGCTCTGAATAACTCGCTGCGCTCCAGCAGCACCCATCGATTTTATGGTCTGGATTTAGTTTTTAAAGGTTGGAGtacatgcatatatttatttttaaatgatttacgATGTCTTGGTTTTTAATTGACATTTTTATAAgcacaataaacaaaatgtttagaaaCTAATTCAACAGTTAACAAAGTGACATAATTGTAAAATACAGACTCCAAATAGAGAACTACAGCTTTAAATGTTCATTATTTCTTCTGTATGGTGGTGTTTTGACAAATTCAACGTGTGGTTCTGTGTGTGCAGCCCAGCGTTTCCTCCTCAGCCCGTTCTAGAAGGTCAGTCCTGTTTCAGCgctatatataaacaaatacaatgtGATACAAGCGTGTACACTTAACACAGTTTACTGATCATATTGGATTCAGGAAGCCGTTGGTGGTAACCAAGCACAGCGGCCTGAACGAGTCGGACGCGTCCTCTGAGAGTGGAACTGAAGACGTGTTGTCCATCAACTCCAGTGAACCAGACACGACCTGCCTGCCTAAAGGTGTGTACGCCAGTACTggggaacagagagagagataggagaGTGGGGTCGGGCTCTGGGGTACGAAGAGAGATAGGAGAGTGGGGTCGGGCTCTGGGGAACGAAGAGAGATAGGAGAGTGGGGTCGGGCTCTGGGGAACGAAGAGAGATAGGAGAGTGGGGTCGGGCTCTGGGGTACGAAGAGAGATAGGAGAGTGGGGTCGGGCTCTGGGGAACGAAGAGAGATAGGAGAGTGGGGTCGGGCTCTGGGGAGCGAGAGATAGGAGAGTGGGGTCGGGCTCTGGGGAGCGAAGAGATGGGAGAGTGGGGTCGGGCTCTGGGGAACGAAGAGAGATGGGAGAGTGGGGTCGGGCTCTGGGGAACGAAGAGAGATGGGAGAGTGGGGTCGGGCTCTGGGGAACGAAGAGAGATCGGAGAGTGCGGTCGGACTCTGGGGTACGAACAGAGAGCGGGGCCGGGCTCTGGAGTACGGGGAGAGCGGGCTCGGGCTCTGGGGTACGGGTagttatttttctctctcttatttgtattttttccctGCTCTCTGGTACAGGTACGGTGTTTGTGTTGCCAGAGCCGGTGTCTAACGAAGTCCGTGATGAGTTCAGAGGTCCAGAATTTCGCAGCAAACGAGTGAAGCAGAACAAAGACTTTTCCGAAAGACGGAGAGGTGAAACTTTGCTTATTTGCCTGCTTATTTCTCTCATTAGTTCTAGTGTCTTCTGCTGCTTTCTACTCCGTACCtgtctttattaataattatataaaaaggaGATCGTACGTGTGTGTTTAGGAGGCTCTGACATCGAGCGAGTGAACTGTACAGCCTGTGGTCAACAAGTGAACCATTTCCAGAGAGACTCGGTCTACCAACACCCTGCCCTCAAAGTGCTGATctgcaaggtgtgtgtgtgtgtgtgactgtgactGCAATTGAGTATGTTGAAGAATATCCCATAATACtaattgatgttttatttattcattcaaattcCCAGTCCTGTTTTAAGTACTACATGAGTGATGACATCAGCAAAGATGCAGAGGGGATGGACGAGCAGTGCAGGTAGGAACCGAACAAACGTAGCAcgaaatgaagtaaaatgtccATAGGCTGGTATTTAAgtacataaatgtgtgtgtgtgtgtgtgtgtgtgtgtgtgtgtgtgtgtgtgtgtggccattttttcattatttctttttgttttgcaggTGGTGTGCAGAAGGAGGCAGTCTGATAGGCTGTGACTATTGCAGCAACGCATTCTGTAAGAAGTGTGTCCTGAGGAACCTCGGGCGGCGGGAGCTGTCTGCCATCTTGGAGGAGGAACGCAAGTGGTATTGTTACGTTTGCAGCCCGGAGCCGCTCATGGACCTTGTGCTGGCCTGCGACTCTGTGCTTCAGAACCTGGAGAAGATCTGGGCTCGCAAACGGGCTGGGGTAGGGGGCGGGGCTCGCGGGAAGCAAAGGGGTGGACGTGGCGGGGCAGGGGCAGGGTTTCCGATGAGCTCGGCGCCCTCGAGGGGTCTGTGCGATCGCATGCAGCGCGTCGTGGACATGACGACATCGCTGAACCGCTCGTTCGTGGATTTCATGCAGAGCGAGAAGGACGAGGAGGTGAGCGAGGAGGAGGACGTGGATCGAGCGAGGAGACTGATGATGTTTCGCACCATCCTGCAGGACCTGCGCCAGGCCCACACCGCCCTGCAGGTAATGCCTGCCTTGGAGTTTTACTGTCACTGAGGTGCAGTACTGAGGAAATGACCCCCAACTGATTTGTGCACATGTTTACAGGAAGCACTGGACCGCGAGCTGTACGGGGGCAAACGGGAGCCTCAGAGACAGCGCGCGAAACCGCGGCAACGGAAACCTCGGGCTCCCAGAGGCTCGTGCGTCACGAAGGAACTAGTGGTGAAGCTGACCCCTGTCCCAGTAGAGACGTCTGGTGATCCCGAGACCAACGTAGACCCCGGCTCAGTTGGCGCCACCACTGTCGATATGGCAGAGACGAACACGCAAATGAAGGAGGAGGAAAACCCTGGTGAAACGGAGACGACTGAAGGAACGGTAGACAATACAAAGGGACCAGAAGAGACGAAGgcggaggaggagtgtgagggGAAAGGAGGT includes:
- the cnga2b gene encoding LOW QUALITY PROTEIN: cyclic nucleotide gated channel subunit alpha 2b (The sequence of the model RefSeq protein was modified relative to this genomic sequence to represent the inferred CDS: inserted 1 base in 1 codon), yielding MTGQAAXRRSESSNRLSVRSRLGDEPDRAESTISRTDGDDDACSELQRVATLELPNSEMLDAFRQRRPLSRFVNLVVSLREWAHKSLVEEEQRPDSFLERFRGPQAANDQSTAITEAPKKTLKERWEGLIVSQSDDIYYYWLFFIALASLYNWIMLVARACFDELQDQNFFLWLGLDYICDLVYILDTCMRLRTGYLEQGLLVKDLAKLRDNYIHTLQFKLDTMSILPTELLLFATGYIPQLRFNRLLRFSRMFEFFDRTETRTNYPNAFRICNLVLYILVIIHWNACIYYAISKALGLNSDSWVYSRVNETLAFCYVYCFYWSTLTLTTIGEMPPPVKDEEYVFVVFDFLVGVLIFATIVGNVGSMIANMNATRAEFQARIDAIKHYMHFRKVNRTLETRVIKWFDYLWTNKKAVDEQEVLKNLPDKLRAEIAINVHLETLKKVRIFQDCEAGLLVELVLKLRPQVYSPGDYICRKGDIGKEMYIIKEGQLAVVADDGVTQFALLTAGGCFGEISILNIQGSKMGNRRTANIRSIGYSDLFCLSKDDLMEAVVEYPDAQKVLEERGREILRKQGLLDESVAAGGLGVIGTEERVERMDASLDILQTRFARLLGEFTSTQRRLKQRITALERQLCHTGLGLMSPHEVEGENVFVPPHTHRLTHTQADIHTQHETHNRTPAEPNTEEEK